A stretch of DNA from Pseudomonas sp. HN11:
AACATCCTGGCCCGTCCCGAGAATGACTTCGTACGGCAGTTTGTGGGCAACGATCCATCGCTTAAGCGACTGGCATTGATGAAAGTCTCAGAGCTTAACGCGCTTGAAGATATTCAGGGGATGGAAATCGCCTCGTTGGTCAACTCAAACCTCTACGGTCATGGTGAGACAGCATTCAAACTGGTAATCAACAACAATCGCGAGCCCGTTCGCTGGATCAGCGAAACGGAAGCGCCCCCCCCTAAATTGACTTTGGTTTGCGGCACGAATTCTTTGCAAACCGCATTACTTGAAATCCTGAATTCGCCGTCGGGAGTCGCTGTTCAGGTCGACGATCACGGCAGGTTCAAACGCTGTATTTCCATGGCAGAACTGCACGCCGCGTTGCAGCAAAATCGCAAGGATTGCGCTCAATGATTGATACCGCATGGGTCTACGAGAACGGCTGGCAAATTCTGATGTTGCTCATGGATCATTTTCAGCTGGTGGGCTTATCTCTATTCATTGGAGCAGTCGCCACTGCGCTGATGGTTCTGATGGTCTTATGGCAGCCATCCCTTTCCCGCCCTCTGATCTACATAAGCGGCGTGTTGTTTACCATCCCGTCGCTTGCGCTATTCATCCTGTTGATGCCGCTGACCGGGCTTTCCAAAACAACCTCGATCATCGGACTCAGCGCTTACTCGCTGCTGATCATTTTACAGAACGCGTTAGCAGGGTTCGACAACGCCCCAGCTGAGATTTTGGAGGAAGCTCGAGCGTTGGGCTATACGCGTTTTCAACGCTTCGTTTCAGTTGAATTGCCCTTGGCCATGCCTACCATTGTTGCTGGCCTCCGAACGACCGCCGTCACGT
This window harbors:
- a CDS encoding ABC transporter permease, which codes for MIDTAWVYENGWQILMLLMDHFQLVGLSLFIGAVATALMVLMVLWQPSLSRPLIYISGVLFTIPSLALFILLMPLTGLSKTTSIIGLSAYSLLIILQNALAGFDNAPAEILEEARALGYTRFQRFVSVELPLAMPTIVAGLRTTAVTLIGMVTVTAVIGQGGLGQLFITGLTLDFSTPVIVSLILTVAVALFFDFAFYIAEKYLFPWER